In Eschrichtius robustus isolate mEscRob2 chromosome 11, mEscRob2.pri, whole genome shotgun sequence, the following proteins share a genomic window:
- the IFTAP gene encoding intraflagellar transport-associated protein isoform X1: protein MKFEEPFHSSSLLFPSISMPILLHAAATACLRPRTDDFTAITVAVKEEEVREDNLTKRGAFGTNSSENNFTSVKFTQRNEPNDHHLSSKAIFLRTSSQCSEEEQIVMDEGQKVGSSFQGDLNRAGKVKVDNFLDLEDLDLDEEIKPQMSKDLLLLPGEVEQDMSMSVPSYIPSVAQPLMSGVKPRPTGKGADKQREEIVGDEVRPFSLDEEFDYDAVMLTPKFTPAEIDAIKELYKQKSKSTDLEKPRD, encoded by the exons ATGAAGTTTGAAGAACCCTTTCATTCCTCCTCACTCCTGTTTCCAAGCATCTCCATGCCTATCTTGCTCCACGCTGCTGCCACTGCTTGTCTCCGCCCTAGGACTGATGATTTTACAGCCATAACTGTGGCTGTAAAAGAGGAAGAAGTCAGGGAGG ATAATTTGACCAAAAGAGGAGCCTTTGGAACCAATTCTTCAGAAAACAAttttacttcagtaaaatttactCAGAGAAATGAACCAAATGATCACCATCTTAGCAGTAAAGCCATCTTTCTTCGTACTTCGTCACAGTGTTCAGAAGAGGAACAG aTAGTGATGGATGAAGGCCAAAAAGTTGGCAGTTCCTTTCAAGGTGATCTGAATCGGGCAGGAAAGGTGAAG GTAGACAACTTCCTTGATTTAGAAGATTTGGACTTGGATGAAGAGATTAAGCCCCAAATGAGTAAGG ATTTGCTGCTGCTTCCAGGAGAGGTGGAGCAGGACATGAGCATGAGTGTTCCTTCTTACATTCCTTCCGTGGCCCAGCCTCTTATGTCTGGAGTGAAGCCAAGGCCCACTGGAAAAGGAGCAGACAAACAAAGGGAAGAG ATAGTCGGAGATGAAGTTCGGCCCTTCTCACTTGATGAGGAATTTGATTATGATGCTGTGATGCTGACCCCCAAGTTCACTCCTGCAGAGATAGATGCCATCAAAGAGCTATACAAGCAAAAGAGCAAGAGCACAGACTTAGAGAAACCCCGTGACTGA
- the IFTAP gene encoding intraflagellar transport-associated protein isoform X2: MKFEEPFHSSSLLFPSISMPILLHAAATACLRPRTDDFTAITVAVKEEEVREDNLTKRGAFGTNSSENNFTSVKFTQRNEPNDHHLSSKAIFLRTSSQCSEEEQIVMDEGQKVGSSFQGDLNRAGKVKVDNFLDLEDLDLDEEIKPQMNLLLLPGEVEQDMSMSVPSYIPSVAQPLMSGVKPRPTGKGADKQREEIVGDEVRPFSLDEEFDYDAVMLTPKFTPAEIDAIKELYKQKSKSTDLEKPRD; the protein is encoded by the exons ATGAAGTTTGAAGAACCCTTTCATTCCTCCTCACTCCTGTTTCCAAGCATCTCCATGCCTATCTTGCTCCACGCTGCTGCCACTGCTTGTCTCCGCCCTAGGACTGATGATTTTACAGCCATAACTGTGGCTGTAAAAGAGGAAGAAGTCAGGGAGG ATAATTTGACCAAAAGAGGAGCCTTTGGAACCAATTCTTCAGAAAACAAttttacttcagtaaaatttactCAGAGAAATGAACCAAATGATCACCATCTTAGCAGTAAAGCCATCTTTCTTCGTACTTCGTCACAGTGTTCAGAAGAGGAACAG aTAGTGATGGATGAAGGCCAAAAAGTTGGCAGTTCCTTTCAAGGTGATCTGAATCGGGCAGGAAAGGTGAAG GTAGACAACTTCCTTGATTTAGAAGATTTGGACTTGGATGAAGAGATTAAGCCCCAAATGA ATTTGCTGCTGCTTCCAGGAGAGGTGGAGCAGGACATGAGCATGAGTGTTCCTTCTTACATTCCTTCCGTGGCCCAGCCTCTTATGTCTGGAGTGAAGCCAAGGCCCACTGGAAAAGGAGCAGACAAACAAAGGGAAGAG ATAGTCGGAGATGAAGTTCGGCCCTTCTCACTTGATGAGGAATTTGATTATGATGCTGTGATGCTGACCCCCAAGTTCACTCCTGCAGAGATAGATGCCATCAAAGAGCTATACAAGCAAAAGAGCAAGAGCACAGACTTAGAGAAACCCCGTGACTGA